From the Eleutherodactylus coqui strain aEleCoq1 chromosome 7, aEleCoq1.hap1, whole genome shotgun sequence genome, one window contains:
- the CISD2 gene encoding CDGSH iron-sulfur domain-containing protein 2 — protein MVLESIARVIKVQLPAYLKRLPVPDSISGFIRLTVSEWLRLLPFLGVLALLGYLAIRPFLMKKKSQKDSLINLKIQKENPKVVNEINIEDLHIAKAAYCRCWRSKTFPVCDGSHNKHNELTGDNVGPLILKKKEV, from the exons ATGGTGCTGGAGAGCATCGCGCGGGTCATCAAGGTGCAGCTGCCCGCCTACCTCAAGCGGCTGCCCGTGCCGGACAGCATCTCGGGCTTCATCCGGCTGACAG TTTCAGAATGGCTGCGGTTACTGCCCTTCCTTGGTGTTCTCGCACTGTTGGGTTACCTTGCGATTCGACCCTTCCTGATGAAGAAAAAGTCACAGAAGGACAGTTTGATCAACCTCAAAATCCAAAAGGAGAACCCGAAAGTGGTGAATGAAATTAACATTGAGGACCTGCATATCGCCAAAGCTGCCTACTGCCGATGCTGGCGCTCGAAGACG TTTCCCGTCTGTGATGGCTCCCATAACAAGCACAACGAGTTAACTGGAGACAATGTGGGACCACTTATTCTCAAGAAGAAAGAAGTGTAA